One genomic window of Arvicanthis niloticus isolate mArvNil1 chromosome 24, mArvNil1.pat.X, whole genome shotgun sequence includes the following:
- the Iscu gene encoding iron-sulfur cluster assembly enzyme ISCU, which yields MAAAGAGRLRRAASALLLRSPRLPARELSAPARLYHKKVVDHYENPRNVGSLDKTSKNVGTGLVGAPACGDVMKLQIQVDEKGKIVDARFKTFGCGSAIASSSLATEWVKGKTVEEALTIKNTDIAKELCLPPVKLHCSMLAEDAIKAALADYKLKQESKKEEPEKQ from the exons ATGGCGGCGGCTGGAGCGGGCCGTCTGAGGCGGGCGGCGTCCGCGCTGCTGCTCCGGAGCCCGCGCCTGCCCGCCCGGGAGCTGTCGGCTCCAGCCAGGCTCTACCACAAGAAG GTTGTAGATCATTATGAAAACCCTAGGAACGTGGGGTCTCTTGACAAGACATCTAAAAATGTTGGAACCGGACTGGTGGGGGCTCCGGCATGTGGTGACGTCATGAAATTGCAG aTCCAGGTGGATGAGAAGGGGAAGATTGTGGATGCGAGATTTAAGACATTTGGCTGCGGCTCTGCCATTGCTTCCAGCTCCTTAGCCACGGAGTGGGTAAAGGGGAAGACG GTGGAGGAGGCCCTGACCATCAAAAACACAGATATCGCCAAGGAACTCTGCCTGCCACCTGTGAAACTGCACTGCTCCA TGCTGGCGGAAGACGCCATCAAGGCCGCCCTGGCTGATTACAAACTGAAACAAGAGTCTAAGAAGGAAGAACCGGAGAAGCAGTGA